The Streptomyces puniciscabiei genomic interval ACCGCAGGCGTCCGCGCCCTCGTGCGAGCCACAGCCCTCGTGCGAACCGCAGACCGACCCGCAGCCGGCCGCGGCCTCCACCCGGTGCTGCGGCAGCGTCACCTCGCCGGCGCCCTCCACCTCGAACCCGGCGTCCGCGATCATCTCCAGGTCGGCCTTGCCGGCCTGGCCCTCGCTGGTCAGGTAGTCGCCGAGGAAGATGGAGTTGGCCAGGTGCAGCGCGAGCGGCTGCATCGTGCGCAGGTGGACCTCACGGCCGCCCGCGATCCGGACCTCCACGTCCGGGCAGACGAACCGGACCATCGCGAGGATCCGCAGACACCGCTGCGGAGTGAGGTTCCACTCCTTGGCCAGCGGGGTGCCCTCGAACGGGATGAGGAAGTTCACCGGCACCGAGTCCGGGTCCAGTTCGCGCAGGCTGAAGACCACGTCCACCAGGTCCTCGTCGCTCTCGCCCATGCCCGCGATCAGACCGGAGCAGGCGGACAGACCGGCCGCGTGCGCCTTCTGCACCGTGTCCACCCGGTCGGCGTACGTGTGCGTGGTCGTGATGTCCGCGTACGTCCCCTCGGACGTGTTGAGGTTGTGGTTGTAGGCGTCCGCGCCCGCCTCGCGCAGCCGCTCGGCCTGGCCGTCGGAGAGCAGACCGAGGCAGGCGCACACCTCGACGTGCTCGTTCTGCTCCTTGATGGTCCGGATCGTCTCCGAGACCCGGTCCACGTCACGGTCCGTCGGGCCGCGCCCGCTGGCCACGAGGCAGACCCGCTTGGCGCCGCCCGCGAGGCCCGCGGCGGCCGCCTGGGAGGCCTCGTCGGGCTTGAGCCAGGTGTACTTCAGGATGTCGGCCTTCGAGCCGAGCCGCTGGGAACAGTACGAGCAGTCCTCAGGGCACAGACCCGACTTGAGGTTCACCAGATAGTTGAGTTTCACCCGTCGCCCGAACCAGTGCCGGCGCACCTTTCCGGCCGCGGCCACCACATCGAGCACGTCGTCGTCGGAGGTGGCCAGAACGGCGAGCGCTTCCTCGCGGGTCGGCAGCTCGCGCCGCAGTCCCTTGTCCACCAGCGTGTTCAGCAGGTCCATGAAGCCTGATCCTGTCCTACGGGACCGCCCCGGGCCAAGGAGAGTTCGCACAACGAAGGCGGATCACCGTGTGGGTATTGCCACACCGTGGGTGACTGGTAGTGCCGCTAGTGTCTGTCCGCTACCTACAAAAGCCCCGGAGGACCCATGGCGTTCGGCTGGATCGACGAGCAGGCCGAGGCGCGCCGCCGCGCCGGACTCGTACGCACCCTGCGCCCGCGCCCCGCCGAGTCAGCCCTGCTGGATCTGGCGAGCAACGACTACCTGGGCCTCGCCCACCACCCCGAGGTCACCGAGGGGGCCGTCCGGGCCGCCCGGACCTGGGGCGGCGGCTCGACCGGCTCCCGGCTCGTCACCGGCACCACCGAGCTGCACACCGAGCTGGAGCGCGAGCTGGCCGAATTCTGCGGTTTCGAGGCGGCGCTGGTCTTCTCCTCCGGTTACGCCGCCAACCTGGCCGCCGTCACCACGCTCGGCCCGCACGGCTCGCTGATCGTCTCCGACGCCGGCAACCACGCCTCTCTCATCGACGGCTGCCGGCTGGCGCGGGGCGAGCGGCAGGTCGTCGCGCACGCCGATCCGGAGGCGGTGCGCAAGGCCCTGGCCACCCACCAGGGACCGGCGATCGTCGTCTCCGACACGGTGTTCTCGGTCGACGGCGACCGGGCACCGCTGGCCGGGCTGGCCGAGGCGTGCCGGGAGCGCGGCGCGGGACTGGTCGTGGACGACGCGCACGGGCTCGGGGTGCTGGGCGACGGCGGCCGGGGCGCGCCGTACGCGGCCGGTCTCTCGGGCGCCGCGGACGTGGTGGTCACCGCCACCCTGTCCAAGTCGCTGGGCAGTCAGGGGGGAGTGGTGCTCGGCCCGGCGCGGGTGATCGACCACCTGGTCAACGCGGCCCGGACCTTCATCTTCGACACCGGCCTCGCCCCGGCGGCGGCCGGCGCCGCGCTGGCGGCACTGCGGCTGCTCGTCCGCGAGCCGGAGCGTGCGGCGCGGGCCCGCGCGGTGGCCGCGGAACTGCACGCACGGCTGACCACCGCGGGTCTGGAAGCGGTGCGTCCGGACGCCGCGGTGGTCTCGGTGCGGGCTCCGTCCCCGGAGCAGGCCGTGCGCTGGGCGGCCGACTGCCGCACCGCGGGGCTCGCCGTGGGCTGTTTCCGTCCTCCCTCCGTGCCCGACGGCATCTCACGGCTGCGGCTGACGGCCCGGGCGGACCTGTCCGGGGCCGAGATCGAACGCGCTGTACGGGTGATCGGCGAAACGCGACCATGAGTCGGCGTGACACGGCCGTGCTTCGACCTTGGCTGGTCATGAGTGATCGGTTGGGATCGCTTCTGATCGGAGAGTGCTTCAGAGAGTGCTGAGGAAGCCGGCCCAGCTCTCGGCGGAGAAGAGCAGCGCGGGTCCGGCCGGGCTCTTGGAGTCGCGCACGGCGAGCAGTCCGGCCCCGCGGCCGGAGCGCGGCCGGGCCGTCTCCACGCAGTTGTTGGCTCCCGTGCTGTAGCTGCTGCGCAGCCAGCGCACGTCGTGCAGGTCGGTACTGGCAGGGACGTTCCGAGGCAGTGCTGACATGGTGCCTCCTTACGCGCCGTCACCTATCCCGGCGATGTAGTCCAACGTGTCCTCGGGTGAGAGGGCGTGCATCCGAAGGGTGTCGAAGGCCTCCGTGTAGGCCATGAGGTCTTCTTTCCGTTCGAGGTAGAGGCTACTCGTCAACTGGTCGAGAACAACCACATCCAGATCAGAAGTGCTCGGAAATGACAAGATAACGAAAGGCCCGGTGAGGCCGACATGCGCTCCGGCCCCGAACGGCAGTACCTGGAGCCGGACTTGGGGCAGCCGGGCCGCCTCCATCAGCCGCTCCAGCTGCCGGGCCATCACCTCGGGGCCGCCGACCTCGCGCCGCAGCACCGCCTCGTCCAGCACCGCGCTCAGCTCCAGCGGGGGGTCGGCGCGGAGCACGTCCTGCCTGGCCAGCCGCACCTCCACCAGCGTGTCCAGGCCCTCCTCGTCCAGGTCCGTCACGGCCGCCCGGGTCACCGCCCGGGCGTACTCGGGCGTCTGCAGCAGGCCGGGTACGACCGTGGTCTCCAGGGTGCGCATAGTGCTGGCCTGCGACTCCAGGCTGATGAAATCCCGGTACGCGGGCGGCAGCACCCCGCGGTAGGCGTGCCACCAGCGGTGCCGGTCGCCCGTGTCCTCGGAGCCCGCCAGCATCAGCAGCAACTCGCGCAGTTGTCCGTCCCGTACCTCGTAGGCGTCGAGAAGTAACCGCACATCGGCTGGTTTCACACCACTGGCACCGGTCTCGATACGGCTGACCTTCGACTGGTGCCAGCCGACCAGCCGGGCCGCCTCACCGCTCGTGAGCCCAGCACCCGTGCGCAGCGTGCGCAGTTCGGCGCCCAGTTTCCGGCGGCGCACGGCCGGCCCGTTCTGCATGGGCTCCTCCTTACTCCTTCCGGGCCGCCCGAATACGGTCTCGCGTCGTAGAGTTCACCGCTTTGGGCGACAGATATATGCATATCTTGGTGGATCGCTCCCCGTGACCGGCGCCGTGATGGCAGTCTGACGAGCAAGCACCAGTCCGGGACCGTACTCGAACCATCCGGCTCCGTGTCGGACTGCGGTCCCGTGGGAAAGGGACGACGTCGCCATGGCAGACCATCTGGAAGCATCCGTCACTCTGCCGAGCGATCCCGCCTCGGTCTCCGCCGCCCGCACGTATGTCGTGGGCACGCTCGCGGAGTGGGGCCTGCCGTCGGACACCGAGACGGCCGACACCGTGCGGCTCATCGTCTCCGAACTCGCCACGAACGCCGTACAGCACACCTTCGGTCAGTCACCCACCTTCACGGTCGACATCGCGCTGGACCGTGACGAACATCTGCGCATCGGCGTCACGGACAGTCACCCGCGCTTTCCGAAGAGACTGCCCGCCGCCGTCCAGCAGGACAACGGCCGCGGCATGGTCATCATCCGCTGGCTCACCGCGGAGTGCGGCGGCAAGCTCCGCGTCCGCCCCACCCGCGAGGGCGGCAAGACGGTCTCCATCGAACTCCCCTGGATCATCCCGGCCGAGCCGGTGCCTGTGGCGGCCCCGCAGGAGCCGTAGCCCTCCGGGCGGGGCGTGGGCGCGTGGTGCTGGTGCTCTCACCGCGTGCCCGCATCGGGGAGGGCGGGGCGACGACGGCCGGAGACGACGGACAGGACAAGGGGGGCGGCGGGCACGGGAGCCGGGGCAAGGCCAACTCCGGTACGGCGGCACACCGAGGGCCCAAGGTGCCCGGCGGACGTCGCCGGGTGCGCCCCGAAGTGCCCGGGGTACGGAGGGGCGTCGTAGCCCCTGGGCGGCCCGCTCGGGCGCTCAAGCTCCCGGTGAGCGTCCGGCTCTGCCGAATGCTCCTCGGAGCAGTGCGCGGAAGGCGTCCGCGGCCGGCGTCGATTCGTCGGGGCGGTAGGCCACGGAGATGGTGCGGTGCAGGCGGCCCGCTTCCAGGGGGCGTACGCCGACCGGTGTGGAGGCCGTGCGGGCCACCATCTCGGGGACGACGGCCACGCCGAGGCCGGCGCTGACGAGGGCGCAGACCACCGCGTATCCGGGGGTCGGGACGAGCAGGGCGGGTGTGGCGCCCGCCTCGGACAGCAGGGCCTCGACGTCCCGGCGGGCCGGATGGTGCGGTGCCATGCTGATCAGCGGCTGTCCCGCCAGCTCGGCCAGTGGCAGCCGGGACGAGGTGCTGCTCAGGGCGTGTCCGGGCGCGGTCACGAGCACCAGTTCCTCCACCAGGACCGGCTCCAGACGCACCGACGACGGCACCGGGGAACGCTCGGCGGGGTGGTACGTGTGGGTCAGCGCCAGGTCCACCTCGCCGGCCGCCACGGCCGTGACCCCGGTCGGCGGGTCGTAGTCCGCGACCGACAGCGTCACGTCCGGGTGGGCCCGGCGGAACGCGCTCAGCGCCGGCGGCAGCAGATGCACCCCTGCGGTCGGGAAGGTGCCGAGCCGCAGCGCGCCGCCGGTGAGACCGGTCAGCCGGGCCAGCTCGTGCCGGGCCTGTTCCAGCTCGTCCAGCACTCGCCGGGCCCGTGCCACCAGCGCCTCGCCCGCCTCGGTCAGCCGGGCCCCACGATGGTGCCGCACCAGCAGCGCGGTACCCGCCTCCCGCTCCAGCTTGGCCAGTTGCTGGGAGAGGGCGGGCGGCGTGTAGCCGAGCCGGTCGGCGGCCCGGGTGATGGAGCCGGCCTCCGCGACGGCCACCAGTGCGGCCAGCCGGGTCGGGTCGTACATGGCGCCAGCCTAAAGCATTGCTTCAGGCTGACCCAGGAAAGCCGAAATACCTGCTGAAGGCCCCGTCGAGGCAGTCTGGGCGCATGGACGGACAGCTCATCGCCTTCACCGGGATCGCCGCCGGACTGGTCGCCATGCCGGGCGCCGACTTCACCGTGGTCGTCCGCAACGCGCTGGTCTCACGCCGGGCCGGCGCGGTCTGCGGACTCGGCATCGCGGGCGGACTCCTGGTGCACACCACCCTGGCGGTGGCCGGTGTCGCGGCCGTGCTGGTGGCCGTGCCCGCGCTGTTCCGGGCGCTGCAACTGCTGGGCGGCGCCTATGTGCTGCACCTCGGGGTGCGCACGCTGTGGTCGCTGCGGGGAGCCGTCCAGTCGCCCGAGGACTCGGCGGCCGAGCCGGCGCACCCGCTCCGGCAGGGCTTTGTCACCAACGTCCTCAACCCGAAGGCCTCGCTGACCTTCCTCAGCCTGCTGCCGCAGTTCGTGCCCGCCGGGAGCCCCGCGCTGCCCCGGACACTGCTGCTCGCCCTCATCGTGTGCGCGCTGGCGCTGGTGTGGTTCCAGGTGGTCGCGCTGCTGGTGGACCGTCTGGGCAGATGGCTGCGCCGGCCCCGGGCCGCCCGTGGGCTCCAGGCGGGCACCGGGGTGGCGCTGACGGTGCTTGGAGCGGCCCTGCTGCTGGAGCCGCTCCTGCCCTGAGGACGGGTCAGCTGACCCGGCCGTACCAGACGCTCGGCGTCCAGATCTTCTCGAGCCGGACCACGGAACCGGTCCTCGGGGCGTGCCAGATCTTGTTGTGCCCGGCGTAGATGCCGACGTGGTAGACGTAGGAACCCGAGTGGAAGAACACCAGGTCACCGGCCCTGCGTTGACGGGCGGAGATGTGGTTCGTCCGGTTGTACTGCTGTGCGGCGGTACGCGGCAGGGTCTTGCCCGCCTTCTTGAACGAGTAGAGCGTCAGCCCCGAGCAGTCGAACCTGCGCGGCCCCGTGGCCCCGTACTGGTACGGAGACCCCTTCTTGGAGGCCGCGACCTGCAGTGCTTTGGTCGCGAGCGTCGCGGCCGAGGCATCGGTGGCGAGCCCGGGGACCGCGATCGAGCCGCCGACGGCGGCGAGGGTGAGGGCCGAGGCCGTGCCGGCCCGGGCCATGAGCGACGGGACACGATTAGGCGCAGTCATGCGCAACCCTTCGTCAGCCGCCTGTGAAGGATGACCTGTCGGATTCGGGCTGGCGAAGTTGCCCGGCCGCGTTGCCGCGGCTTCACCCCAAGGGCTGCTCGGAACGACCGGCCGTCTGCGACGTACAGACGAACATCCGTTCCGGCGACCCGTCTTGCCTGGGTCCTCCACTCCTGCCGATCCACTCCTGTCGACCGGTCATCCGGGCGGCGGCAGGACTCGGCGTCCGCCCGGACCGCCCCGCCGCGGTGGCGGGGGCTTGTCGTCGGACGGGATCTTCACCCACACCGGTCCGAAAATCCCAACGCATCCGTGGATTTGTGGCATTACTCACCACTCACCCGTTCGGGTGGACAGGGTTCTGTTCGAGGCGTCGTCAGTTCTCTTACGTAGCCCCCCACCTGGGAAGAAGCGCCTTCTCGGGAACGGAGGACACGCGCTGGGCGCAAGTCGGGAGGCTCGTAGAACGATCGGGATATACACCGGTCGGCGGTACGTCGTTCGGGCCGTTTCAACTCCGGCCCGAGCGGCTCCTGTCGACAACCGGGGCGCGTCCGGCTGGTCCGACCGTCCGGATCAGCCGACACCGTCGGGCGGGAGCGCGACGCGCGCGGTACGGCGTTCACCGTCCAGCAGCCGCAAGGCCCGTGCCAGCGTGTCCCCGTGCAGCTCCGTCTCGCCCCGCCGGTGCATCAACGCGAGGGCGTCACGCAGCTCTGCGGCCTTGCGCGCCAGGGCCTGGGCGGCGCGCAGCCGGTGATAGGTGTCCCCGCCGCGCGCGGGGTTGATGCGGCCCAGCAGGTCGGCGGCCTCGAGATAACGGTCGATCAGTTCGCCCTCGGCACGCGTCAGTGCCGGCAGCGGCGGCAGTTCCGGCAGCATCGGCGGCTCACCTCGCGTCCGGTGCGCCGGGGGTGCTCCGCCGGCCGGGCACGACGGCGTCGACCAGGCCGTAGGCCACCGCCCCGGCGGCGTCGAGGACCAAGTCCCGCTCCAGATCACGCCGTACCTGCTCGGCCGTGCGCCCGGTGTGCCGTACCAGCATCTCCTCGGCCACTGTGCGCATCCGGGCCAACTCCTCGGCCTGGATGAGCAGGTCGCTGAACTGCCCCTGCATCGGTTCCGGGAGCTGCGGCTGCTCGATCACCACGCGCGCGCCCGGCAGCATGAACCGCTTGCCCGGGGTGCCGGCCGCGAGCAGCAGGGCGGAGTGGGAGGCGGCCTGACCCAGGCAGTAGGTCGCCACGTCGCAACTGACGTAGCGCATCGTGTCGTAGACCGCCGTCAGCGCGCTGAACGTGCCGCCGGGGGAGTTGACGTACAGCGTGATGTCCCGCTCCGGGGCGGCGTGTTCGAGGTACATGAACTGCGCCATCACGTCGTTCGCCGCCGTGTCGTCCAGCGTGGTACCGAGGAAGACGATCCGGTCCTCGAAGAGCTTGCCGTAGGGATCGAGCGTGCGGGCACCGCTGCCGGTGCGCTCGGTGAACTCGGGCAGGACCTGACGGGCGAACGCTCGGGACATGGGACACCCCTTCTCATCGCACGGCCCCTGGCGGGCTCGGCTTCTGTAAAAAATGTACAGGACGTACCTGACGTACGATGGGGGTATGGCCTACGAGATTCCGGTGACGCAAGCCAGGGCTGAGCTCGCCGATCTGATCAACCGGGTGGTGTACGGCGGTGAGCGCGTCGTCGTGACACGGCACGGCAAGCCGCTGGTCGCGCTCGTCTCGGCGGCCGACCTGGAGCGGCTGGACGCGCTGGAGGAGGCGGCCGGGGAGCAGGTCGTCAGCTCGGTCTCGGGCGTCCGCGAGGCCGGTTCCGCCACGCGCGAACAGCAGCGGTTCGGGATCGCGGCGGAGCATCGCGGTCCCGGCATGGCCGCCGAGCATCGCGGCCCGGGCGTGTCCTGACCCGCGCGGGTATCGGGGGTCCCATCGCGCGGTCAGCTGTGGATCAAGGTCTGGTTAACGTCGCTGAAACTCCGGCGCTCTAGCCTGCCGATCCACGCCATCAGGGGTTTTTCTGCCCGGATTGACGACGATCCGGGGATTTGTCTGTGTGTTACACCTATCCCCGTCGCGATGGCTGCGGCAACCCGGACCCCGCACGGTCCGGAGCAAGGACTGTGAGGTGGGACGTGCAACTGACCCCGCATGAGCAAGAGAGGCTGCTGATCCACGTGGCGGCCGACGTGGCCGAGAAGCGCAGGGCCCGCGGGCTCAAGCTCAACCACCCGGAAGCGGTCGCCCTCATCACGTCTCACATCCTCGAGGGCGCGCGTGACGGCCGTACCGTCGCCGAACTCATGTCCTCCGGCCGCAAGCTCCTCACCAGGGACGACGTCATGGACGGGGTCCCCGAGATGATCCACGACGTCCAGGTCGAGGCCACCTTCCCGGACGGCACCAAGCTCGTCACCGTCCACGAGCCGATCATCTGAGGGGGCCGCGATGATTCCCGGAGAGATCCTGTTCGCGGACGATCCCGTCCTGGTGAACGAGGGCCGCGAGGTCACCCGCCTCACCGTCCTCAACGCCGCCGACCGTCCGGTCCAGGTCGGCTCCCACTACCACTTCGCCGAGGCCAACCCCGGCCTGGAGTTCGACCGCGCCGCGGCCCGCGGCAAGCGGCTGAACGTCGCCGCCGGCACCGCCGTGCGCTTCGAGCCCGGCATCCCCGTCGACGTCGAACTCGTGCCCCTCACCGGCGCCCGGATCGTGCCGGGGCTGCGCGGGGAGACCGGAGGTGCCCTCGATGCCTGAGATCTCGCGTGGCGCCTACGCCGACCTGTTCGGGCCGACCGCCGGTGACCGTGTCCGGCTCGCCGACACCGACCTGCTGATCGAGATCGAGGAGGACCGCTCCGGCGGACCCGGCGCGTCCGGCGACGAGGCGGTCTTCGGCGGCGGCAAGGTCATCCGTGAGTCCATGGGCCAGTCCCGCGCCACCCGGGCCGAGGGCACCCCCGACACCGTCATCACCGGGGTCGTCATCGTCGACCACTGGGGGATCGTCAAGGCCGACGTCGGCATCCGCGACGGCCGGATCGCCGCGATCGGCAAGGCCGGGAACCCGGACACGATGGACGGCGTCCACCCCCGCCTGGTCATCGGTCCCGAGACCGAGATCATCGCGGGCAACGGGCGGATCCTCACCGCCGGCGCCATCGACGCGCACGTGCACTTCATCTGCCCGCAGATCGCCGACGAGGCGCTGGCCTCCGGCATCACAACCCTGGTCGGCGGCGGCACCGGCCCCGCCGAGGGCTCCAAGGCCACCACCGTCACACCCGGCCCCTGGCACCTCGCCCGGATGTTCGAGGCGATGGAGGCCTATCCGGTCAACGTCGGCTTCCTCGGCAAGGGCAACACCGTCTCGCACGAGGCGATGCTCTCCCAGATCCGGGGCGGCGCGGCCGGCCTGAAGCTGCACGAGGACTGGGGCTCGACCCCGGCCGTCATCGACGCCGCGCTGACCGTCGCGGACCGCACCGGCATCCAGGTCGCCATCCACACGGACACCCTGAACGAGGCCGGTTTCGTCGGTGACACCCTCGCCGCGATCGCGGGCCGGGGCATCCACTCGTACCACACCGAGGGGGCCGGCGGCGGGCACGCGCCGGACATCATGACCGTGGTCTCGCAGCCCAACGTGCTGCCCAGCTCCACCAACCCCACCCGGCCCTACACCGTCAACACCGCCGAGGAACACCTCGACATGCTGATGGTCTGTCACCACCTCAACCCCGCCGTCCCCGAGGACCTGGCGTTCGCCGAGTCCCGGATCCGGCCGTCCACCATCGGCGCGGAGGACGTCCTGCACGACCTCGGCGCGATCTCGATCATCTCCTCCGACTCCCAGGCCATGGGCCGCGTCGGCGAGGTCATCCTGCGCACCTGGCAGACGGCCCATGTGATGAAGCGCAGGCGCGGGGCGCTGCCCGGTGACGGACGCGCGGACAACCACCGCGTGCGTCGCTATGTCGCCAAGTACACGATCAATCCCGCGCTCGCCCAGGGTCTCGCCGCCGAGATCGGCTCGGTGGAGACCGGCAAGCTCGCCGACCTCGTGCTGTGGGAACCGGCGTTCTTCGGGGTCAAGCCGCACCTCGTGCTCAAGGGCGGGCAGATCGCCTACGCGCAGATGGGCGACGCCAACGCCTCCATCCCGACCCCGCAGCCGATCCTGCCCCGCCCGATGTACGGCGCGATCGGCCGGGCCCCGGCCGCCAACTCGGTCAACTTCGTGGCCCCGTTGGCGATCGAGGACGGCCTGCCGGAGCGGCTGGGACTCGGCAAGCGGTTCACGGCGATCGCGTCCACGCGTGCGGTGACCAAGGCCGACATGCGCGAGAACGACGCCCGGCCCGACGTCCGGATCGACCCCGACAGCTTCGCCGTCCACATCGACGGCGAACTGGTCGAGGCCACCCCGGCCGCCGAACTGCCCATGGCCCAGCGCTACTTCCTCTTCTGATGGGGTCGTGATGTCTCGGGCAGCACTTCTCGTCCTGGCCGACGGCCGCTTCCCCGCCGGAGGGCACGCGCACTCCGGCGGGGCGGAGGCCGCCGTCAAGGCGGGCCGGATCACCTCCGCCGCGAGCCTGGAGGACTTCTGCCGGGGCCGGCTGCACACCGCCGGACTGGTCGCGGGCGCGCTGGCGGCGGCCGCCGTGCTCGGCGTGGATCCCGGGGAGCTGGACGCGGCGGCGGACGCCCGTACGCCGTCGCCCGCCCTGCGCGTCGCTGCGCGTCGCCTCGGCCGACAGCTGGTGCGGGCGGCGCGGTCCGCCTGGCCGTCGGCCGAACTCGACGCGCTGGCACGGCGATTCCCCAAGGGGGCGCACCAGCCGGTGGTCCTCGGTCTCGCCGCGCGGGCGGCCGGGCTGGGGCCGGACGACGCGGCGTACTGCGCGGTGTACGAGAGCGTGAGCGGGCCGACGACGGCGACGGTACGACTGCTGAGCCTCGACCCGTTCGACGCCACGGGCGTACTGGCGCGGCTGGCTTCGGAGCTGGACCGCGTCGTGGACCAAGCGGTGGCGGCGGCCCGGAGAGTGCGCGACGAGGGCGTCGACGCGTTGCCGGCGGCGTCCGGGCCGCTGCTGGAGATCGGCGCGGAGTGGCATGCGGGCTGGCCCGTGCGGCTGTTCGCGTCGTAGAGGTCGCCCCCGCTGCCCCCCACCCCTCCCACCCCAAAGGGGCTCCGCCCCTTCGACCCCGCCAGGGGGCTTGGCCCCCTGAACCCCCGATCGGCCTGAACGGCCTCGTCCTCAAACGCAGGACGGGCTGATTGATGCCGGACCTGGCTGAAAATGGAGCCGCTGTCATGCACCTCGACCACACCCACTCCGGCCCCGCCGCCGTCAGCGCGGACGCGCACCGTCCCGATGGGGCGCGGCGGGCCCTGCGCATCGGGCTCGGTGGGCCCGTCGGATCCGGGAAGACCGCGACCGTCGCCGCGCTCTGCCGGGCCCTGCGCGACGAGCTGTCGCTGGCCGTCGTCACCAACGACATCTACACCCGTGAGGACGCCGAGTTCCTGCTCCGCGAGGCCGTGCTGCCGCCCGAGCGGATCACAGCCGTGGAGACGGGCGCCTGCCCGCACACCGCGATCCGCGACGACATCTCCGCGAACCTGGAGGCCGTCGAGGACCTGGAGGACGCGGTCGGCCCGCTGGACCTGATCCTCGTCGAGTCCGGCGGCGACAACCTCACCGCGACCTTCTCCAGGGGGCTCGTGGACGCGCAGATCTTCGTGATCGACGTGGCCGGCGGCGACGACATCCCGCGCAAGGGCGGTCCCGGTGTCACCACCGCCGACCTGCTCGTCGTCAACAAGACCGACCTCGCTCCCCACGTCGGCTCCGACCTCGCCCGGATGGCCGCCGACGCCAAGGCCCAGCGGGCCGAGCTCCCCGTCGTCCTCCAGTCGTT includes:
- the bioB gene encoding biotin synthase BioB; this translates as MDLLNTLVDKGLRRELPTREEALAVLATSDDDVLDVVAAAGKVRRHWFGRRVKLNYLVNLKSGLCPEDCSYCSQRLGSKADILKYTWLKPDEASQAAAAGLAGGAKRVCLVASGRGPTDRDVDRVSETIRTIKEQNEHVEVCACLGLLSDGQAERLREAGADAYNHNLNTSEGTYADITTTHTYADRVDTVQKAHAAGLSACSGLIAGMGESDEDLVDVVFSLRELDPDSVPVNFLIPFEGTPLAKEWNLTPQRCLRILAMVRFVCPDVEVRIAGGREVHLRTMQPLALHLANSIFLGDYLTSEGQAGKADLEMIADAGFEVEGAGEVTLPQHRVEAAAGCGSVCGSHEGCGSHEGADACGHEGACGTTAAPAAQEARTDLVAVRRRGAGTDLAPNA
- a CDS encoding 8-amino-7-oxononanoate synthase; protein product: MAFGWIDEQAEARRRAGLVRTLRPRPAESALLDLASNDYLGLAHHPEVTEGAVRAARTWGGGSTGSRLVTGTTELHTELERELAEFCGFEAALVFSSGYAANLAAVTTLGPHGSLIVSDAGNHASLIDGCRLARGERQVVAHADPEAVRKALATHQGPAIVVSDTVFSVDGDRAPLAGLAEACRERGAGLVVDDAHGLGVLGDGGRGAPYAAGLSGAADVVVTATLSKSLGSQGGVVLGPARVIDHLVNAARTFIFDTGLAPAAAGAALAALRLLVREPERAARARAVAAELHARLTTAGLEAVRPDAAVVSVRAPSPEQAVRWAADCRTAGLAVGCFRPPSVPDGISRLRLTARADLSGAEIERAVRVIGETRP
- a CDS encoding DUF397 domain-containing protein, encoding MSALPRNVPASTDLHDVRWLRSSYSTGANNCVETARPRSGRGAGLLAVRDSKSPAGPALLFSAESWAGFLSTL
- a CDS encoding helix-turn-helix domain-containing protein encodes the protein MQNGPAVRRRKLGAELRTLRTGAGLTSGEAARLVGWHQSKVSRIETGASGVKPADVRLLLDAYEVRDGQLRELLLMLAGSEDTGDRHRWWHAYRGVLPPAYRDFISLESQASTMRTLETTVVPGLLQTPEYARAVTRAAVTDLDEEGLDTLVEVRLARQDVLRADPPLELSAVLDEAVLRREVGGPEVMARQLERLMEAARLPQVRLQVLPFGAGAHVGLTGPFVILSFPSTSDLDVVVLDQLTSSLYLERKEDLMAYTEAFDTLRMHALSPEDTLDYIAGIGDGA
- a CDS encoding ATP-binding protein; the protein is MADHLEASVTLPSDPASVSAARTYVVGTLAEWGLPSDTETADTVRLIVSELATNAVQHTFGQSPTFTVDIALDRDEHLRIGVTDSHPRFPKRLPAAVQQDNGRGMVIIRWLTAECGGKLRVRPTREGGKTVSIELPWIIPAEPVPVAAPQEP
- a CDS encoding LysR family transcriptional regulator codes for the protein MYDPTRLAALVAVAEAGSITRAADRLGYTPPALSQQLAKLEREAGTALLVRHHRGARLTEAGEALVARARRVLDELEQARHELARLTGLTGGALRLGTFPTAGVHLLPPALSAFRRAHPDVTLSVADYDPPTGVTAVAAGEVDLALTHTYHPAERSPVPSSVRLEPVLVEELVLVTAPGHALSSTSSRLPLAELAGQPLISMAPHHPARRDVEALLSEAGATPALLVPTPGYAVVCALVSAGLGVAVVPEMVARTASTPVGVRPLEAGRLHRTISVAYRPDESTPAADAFRALLRGAFGRAGRSPGA
- a CDS encoding LysE family translocator, with protein sequence MDGQLIAFTGIAAGLVAMPGADFTVVVRNALVSRRAGAVCGLGIAGGLLVHTTLAVAGVAAVLVAVPALFRALQLLGGAYVLHLGVRTLWSLRGAVQSPEDSAAEPAHPLRQGFVTNVLNPKASLTFLSLLPQFVPAGSPALPRTLLLALIVCALALVWFQVVALLVDRLGRWLRRPRAARGLQAGTGVALTVLGAALLLEPLLP
- a CDS encoding C40 family peptidase; translation: MTAPNRVPSLMARAGTASALTLAAVGGSIAVPGLATDASAATLATKALQVAASKKGSPYQYGATGPRRFDCSGLTLYSFKKAGKTLPRTAAQQYNRTNHISARQRRAGDLVFFHSGSYVYHVGIYAGHNKIWHAPRTGSVVRLEKIWTPSVWYGRVS
- a CDS encoding ATP-dependent Clp protease proteolytic subunit, translating into MSRAFARQVLPEFTERTGSGARTLDPYGKLFEDRIVFLGTTLDDTAANDVMAQFMYLEHAAPERDITLYVNSPGGTFSALTAVYDTMRYVSCDVATYCLGQAASHSALLLAAGTPGKRFMLPGARVVIEQPQLPEPMQGQFSDLLIQAEELARMRTVAEEMLVRHTGRTAEQVRRDLERDLVLDAAGAVAYGLVDAVVPGRRSTPGAPDAR
- a CDS encoding type II toxin-antitoxin system Phd/YefM family antitoxin, which translates into the protein MAYEIPVTQARAELADLINRVVYGGERVVVTRHGKPLVALVSAADLERLDALEEAAGEQVVSSVSGVREAGSATREQQRFGIAAEHRGPGMAAEHRGPGVS
- a CDS encoding urease subunit gamma translates to MQLTPHEQERLLIHVAADVAEKRRARGLKLNHPEAVALITSHILEGARDGRTVAELMSSGRKLLTRDDVMDGVPEMIHDVQVEATFPDGTKLVTVHEPII
- a CDS encoding urease subunit beta, with protein sequence MIPGEILFADDPVLVNEGREVTRLTVLNAADRPVQVGSHYHFAEANPGLEFDRAAARGKRLNVAAGTAVRFEPGIPVDVELVPLTGARIVPGLRGETGGALDA